The Thaumasiovibrio subtropicus genome window below encodes:
- a CDS encoding cation:proton antiporter, translating into MTSYFIQAFIYLVAAVIAVPLAKRFGLGSVLGYLIAGTVIGPVIGLVGEETTTIQHFAEFGVVMMLFLVGLELEPRMLWGMRNRLLGLGGLQVGLTAAIVMGIALGFNQPWSIALAIGLIFSLSSTAIVLQTFNEKGLTKTEGGQNAFSVLLFQDIAVIPMLAFIPLLALPELIAQAQQAVHTAADHHEELSLVAGLPGWAYGLVITASIAAVVVGGHFLSRPLFKFVAGSGLREIFTATALMLVVGIAALMSLVGLSPALGTFIAGVMLANSEFRHELESNIEPFKGLLLGLFFITVGAGIRFDVLFGEFFTIIGLTLAVIALKAAVLFVLALIFRIKGSNRWLFTLSLAQAGEFGFVLLSFSTQNHVLPAEIVQTLSLVVALSMFLTPGLFILFDKVILPRYERQSNQREEDVIEEKGTVIIAGIGRFGQIVNRVLVANGVKTVVLDHQADQVDNLRRINTQAYFGDATRPDLLHTAGVEEAAMVVVAIDNQEASVELVKYLKHSFPKVKVLARAFDRGHGYQLRQAGADVIESETYHSALELGAAAMREFGQHPFLVEQQKNAFKRAEDAQSDELYAAWNDESEGSERYDNNYVKLFMALEERIKQAMAFDRSDGHSMAERSWTPPPKGYADQFSEDDPSSKES; encoded by the coding sequence ATGACTAGTTACTTCATTCAAGCGTTTATTTACCTTGTTGCGGCCGTTATTGCGGTACCGTTAGCGAAGCGATTTGGGTTGGGCTCGGTATTAGGGTACTTGATTGCGGGCACAGTGATTGGCCCGGTGATTGGTCTGGTGGGTGAAGAGACGACAACGATTCAGCATTTTGCTGAGTTTGGCGTCGTTATGATGCTGTTCTTAGTCGGTTTAGAGCTTGAACCACGCATGTTGTGGGGCATGAGAAACCGCTTACTCGGGCTAGGGGGGCTGCAAGTCGGTTTAACGGCCGCGATAGTGATGGGGATAGCGTTGGGTTTTAACCAGCCATGGTCTATTGCGCTCGCGATAGGATTGATTTTCTCACTCTCATCTACCGCCATCGTATTGCAGACATTTAATGAGAAAGGACTGACTAAAACGGAAGGTGGTCAGAATGCCTTCTCTGTTTTGCTTTTCCAAGATATCGCGGTTATCCCGATGCTTGCCTTTATTCCGCTCCTAGCGCTACCTGAGTTGATCGCACAAGCGCAGCAGGCAGTGCACACTGCGGCAGATCATCATGAAGAGTTGAGCCTAGTAGCGGGGCTGCCGGGCTGGGCCTATGGTTTGGTGATCACGGCATCAATCGCGGCAGTCGTGGTGGGCGGACACTTCTTGAGTCGTCCACTGTTCAAATTTGTCGCGGGTTCAGGGTTACGCGAAATCTTTACCGCAACGGCATTGATGCTGGTGGTGGGTATTGCGGCACTCATGAGTCTGGTGGGCCTCTCTCCGGCACTTGGGACATTTATCGCGGGTGTGATGCTTGCCAATAGTGAGTTTCGGCATGAACTAGAGTCAAATATTGAGCCATTCAAAGGATTGTTGCTTGGGCTGTTTTTTATCACTGTGGGGGCTGGCATTCGGTTTGATGTGCTGTTTGGTGAGTTCTTTACCATTATTGGTTTGACGTTGGCAGTCATTGCACTAAAAGCGGCGGTGCTGTTCGTGCTGGCGTTGATCTTCCGCATTAAAGGCAGTAACCGATGGCTATTCACTTTGAGCTTGGCGCAAGCGGGTGAGTTCGGCTTTGTACTTTTGAGCTTCTCTACACAAAACCATGTCTTGCCAGCAGAGATTGTGCAGACCTTATCTTTGGTGGTTGCGCTATCCATGTTCCTCACTCCGGGCTTGTTTATCTTGTTTGATAAGGTGATTCTGCCGCGATATGAGCGACAATCGAATCAGCGTGAAGAAGATGTCATCGAGGAAAAAGGCACAGTCATCATCGCGGGCATCGGGCGTTTTGGTCAAATCGTCAATCGTGTGTTGGTGGCAAATGGGGTAAAAACGGTAGTGTTAGATCATCAAGCAGACCAAGTGGATAACTTACGTCGAATTAATACGCAGGCGTACTTTGGTGATGCGACTCGGCCGGATCTCTTGCACACCGCTGGTGTAGAAGAGGCTGCAATGGTGGTGGTCGCGATTGATAATCAGGAGGCGTCGGTCGAATTGGTGAAATACCTTAAACATAGCTTCCCTAAAGTGAAAGTCTTGGCCCGCGCGTTCGACCGTGGTCATGGTTACCAGTTACGTCAAGCTGGTGCTGATGTGATTGAATCAGAAACGTATCATTCAGCGCTAGAGTTGGGGGCGGCGGCGATGCGTGAGTTTGGTCAGCATCCATTCCTTGTCGAGCAGCAAAAAAATGCCTTTAAACGTGCGGAAGATGCACAGTCTGACGAATTGTATGCGGCTTGGAATGATGAATCAGAGGGCAGTGAGCGCTACGATAACAATTATGTGAAGTTGTTTATGGCGTTGGAAGAGAGGATTAAGCAAGCGATGGCTTTTGATCGCAGTGATGGTCATTCGATGGCAGAACGCAGTTGGACACCGCCGCCTAAGGGATACGCAGATCAATTCAGTGAAGATGATCCTTCCTCCAAAGAGTCATGA
- a CDS encoding leucine-rich repeat domain-containing protein, translating into MKKIGIALSAICVAMISGCGSSSGDGKLESKTPPTVNAGEDLRSMSGNTVRLHAIGKDKETKKLVYHWQQTLGPEVAINNPSNPYLSIATPDNLPQTTTLEFEVTVADSHGKTASDRVSLFVEPYVSRMDEVTFVDPELARCINNWLPEGDALSTLERVECGYDYEITRTDDLIYLPNLRVFRSQSEKLASIDTRTVPNLIALILHSSQLEHLDLNVLPELNHLSITRGDKLQSLDVSENATLNQLFIENTAIREIDLSPLSELKQLTLNDSQLKTIDLNANLKLSSIELVGNQLTEIQLAPLADLRYVNLANNQLTQIDVSQNSQIRSLDVHGNQLGLLDIDKLDKIYSLNISDNTQLRHLDVTNNGQLEDLFVSNTAIARLDLSQNPNITLLHLADTKVDGLQFHEAMRLRDLDISNTNLVLERITPRQYLRTLTANNAGITTFSLTDYPYLDTLSLQHNQLATFDVAADRSLFSIDLSHNQLSRFEGHKLSNIRRLFLNQNQLEHVTLPVNKDPNKEARFYLNDNQIAFLEVPDTKVEVLMIARNPLTQLVTTPQSDIALLDMSGTEITDIELGKLFCLFAYDHNLAAEAVQKIKDKHDSPDPFVAFFDEHLDNHFEVCDTALRPKFPDA; encoded by the coding sequence ATGAAAAAGATAGGAATTGCCCTCTCTGCCATATGTGTCGCGATGATCAGCGGATGTGGTAGCAGTAGTGGCGATGGCAAGCTTGAATCGAAAACACCGCCAACGGTTAACGCAGGCGAGGATTTGCGCAGCATGAGCGGCAATACCGTGCGCTTACATGCGATTGGCAAAGACAAAGAAACCAAAAAGTTAGTTTATCATTGGCAACAAACCCTTGGCCCAGAAGTAGCAATTAACAATCCTTCTAACCCTTACCTTTCAATTGCTACCCCTGATAACCTGCCGCAAACCACGACACTAGAGTTCGAAGTCACGGTAGCGGATAGTCATGGCAAGACCGCGAGCGATAGGGTATCGCTGTTTGTTGAACCCTACGTATCACGCATGGATGAGGTGACGTTTGTAGACCCAGAACTTGCACGTTGCATAAACAACTGGCTACCCGAAGGCGATGCGTTAAGTACACTGGAGCGTGTTGAATGTGGTTATGATTATGAAATCACCCGAACCGATGACCTCATTTATCTCCCCAATCTTCGTGTTTTTCGCAGCCAATCAGAAAAACTCGCCAGCATAGATACCCGGACAGTCCCTAACCTGATCGCCCTGATACTGCACTCTTCACAACTTGAACACCTTGATCTCAATGTACTGCCTGAGCTTAACCACTTGAGCATCACACGCGGAGATAAGTTGCAGTCGCTCGACGTCAGTGAAAACGCAACGCTGAATCAATTGTTCATTGAAAACACCGCGATCAGAGAGATTGATCTTTCTCCATTGTCTGAACTTAAACAGCTAACGCTAAACGACAGCCAGCTTAAAACCATCGATCTCAACGCCAACCTAAAGCTCAGTAGTATTGAACTGGTAGGTAATCAACTCACCGAGATTCAACTCGCCCCTCTTGCGGACCTTCGATATGTGAACTTGGCTAACAATCAACTTACGCAAATCGACGTCAGTCAAAATTCGCAGATTCGATCATTGGACGTACATGGCAATCAGCTTGGTCTGCTTGATATAGACAAACTAGACAAAATTTACTCTCTCAATATCAGTGACAATACCCAATTACGTCATCTCGATGTCACCAACAATGGTCAACTGGAAGACTTGTTCGTCAGCAATACGGCAATAGCCCGTTTAGACTTAAGCCAAAACCCCAATATCACCCTGCTGCACCTTGCAGATACCAAGGTCGACGGCTTACAGTTCCATGAAGCAATGCGATTAAGGGATTTGGACATCAGCAATACAAACTTGGTACTAGAGCGAATCACACCGCGCCAATACCTTCGCACCCTAACCGCAAACAACGCGGGGATCACGACCTTCTCGCTGACCGACTACCCTTATTTGGACACCCTTTCATTGCAACACAATCAGCTCGCTACCTTCGATGTCGCGGCCGACCGTTCCCTCTTCTCTATCGATCTCTCACACAATCAACTCAGTCGATTTGAAGGCCATAAACTCAGTAACATTCGACGCCTGTTTTTGAATCAGAATCAACTTGAGCACGTCACCTTACCTGTGAACAAAGACCCCAATAAAGAAGCGCGGTTCTATCTTAATGACAACCAAATCGCCTTTCTTGAAGTCCCTGACACAAAAGTTGAGGTACTCATGATAGCGAGAAACCCACTGACTCAGTTGGTGACAACACCACAAAGCGACATCGCCCTGCTTGATATGTCCGGCACGGAAATCACAGATATCGAACTGGGAAAACTGTTCTGCCTTTTCGCCTATGATCACAATCTAGCGGCGGAAGCGGTGCAGAAAATAAAAGATAAGCATGACAGCCCAGATCCCTTCGTCGCTTTCTTCGACGAACATCTAGACAATCACTTTGAGGTCTGTGATACCGCGCTAAGACCCAAATTCCCAGACGCCTAA
- a CDS encoding VOC family protein encodes MNMVGWFEIYVNDLEKAKAFYQTVLAKELSQLPAFSDNMPEMWAFPWTDGEMGAPGAICKMQGVDAGGNSTMVYFNCKDCAEEESRIEGAGGKVVCSKMQIGEFGFIVVASDPDGNMIGFHSEQ; translated from the coding sequence ATGAACATGGTTGGCTGGTTTGAAATTTATGTGAATGATCTAGAGAAAGCGAAAGCCTTTTATCAAACAGTATTAGCAAAAGAACTTTCTCAACTCCCGGCGTTTTCAGACAACATGCCCGAGATGTGGGCTTTTCCTTGGACGGACGGAGAAATGGGTGCGCCCGGCGCTATCTGCAAGATGCAAGGCGTAGACGCTGGAGGAAATTCCACCATGGTCTATTTCAATTGCAAAGATTGCGCAGAGGAGGAGTCGCGTATTGAGGGTGCAGGGGGAAAAGTGGTTTGTTCCAAAATGCAGATTGGCGAGTTTGGTTTCATCGTCGTCGCTTCCGACCCTGACGGTAACATGATTGGTTTTCATTCCGAGCAGTAG
- a CDS encoding alpha/beta fold hydrolase: MQASFIDGDLIYRQHQFQLPLDYNQSHGAKITVFAREVVDLANDEKELPWLVYFQGGPGFASPRPEGRSGWLKRVLREHRVLLLDQRGTGNSSPIHAQTLQHLNATEQADYLSHFRADNIVRDAEAIREQFGVKQWAILGQSFGGFCSLTYLSLFPQSLLRSYITGGVPSLARHADDVYEATYQRVEDKNNAFFAQFPQAQVQCQKIADFLLANEVYLPNGQRFTVEQFQLIGINLGRSHAHLPMFYLLESAFVDENGKQSLSYPFLNAMLAEQSYLTNPIYAILHESIYCQNEASRWSAHRTRPEKFNYTPGKPFLFTGEMVYPWMFDQLETLKPLKAAAELLAEKSDWGTLYDHAVLAQNTVPVACAAYAEDMYVELAYTQESLRHIPNSKAWITNEYEHNGLREDGERILDKLIAMGNRIAHLPT; this comes from the coding sequence ATGCAAGCTTCTTTCATTGATGGTGACTTGATTTACCGCCAACACCAATTCCAACTTCCACTCGATTACAACCAATCCCACGGCGCGAAAATCACTGTCTTTGCCCGCGAAGTGGTTGATTTAGCTAACGACGAAAAAGAGTTGCCATGGTTGGTCTATTTTCAAGGCGGACCAGGCTTTGCATCGCCGCGTCCTGAAGGTCGCTCTGGCTGGTTAAAGCGCGTGTTGCGCGAACATCGTGTTTTACTCCTAGACCAACGCGGCACAGGCAACAGTTCACCTATCCACGCACAAACACTGCAGCACCTAAACGCAACCGAACAAGCAGACTACTTGAGTCATTTTCGTGCCGATAACATCGTGCGTGATGCCGAGGCCATCCGCGAACAGTTCGGGGTCAAACAGTGGGCGATCTTAGGACAGAGTTTTGGTGGCTTTTGCTCGCTAACCTATTTGTCCCTGTTTCCACAGAGCTTGCTGCGTAGCTACATTACGGGCGGCGTGCCATCGCTAGCTCGTCATGCAGACGATGTGTATGAGGCCACTTATCAGCGTGTAGAAGACAAAAACAACGCCTTTTTCGCGCAGTTTCCTCAAGCACAAGTACAATGCCAAAAAATTGCCGACTTCTTGTTAGCGAACGAGGTCTACCTACCCAATGGTCAACGCTTTACCGTTGAACAGTTTCAACTTATCGGCATTAACCTTGGCCGCAGCCATGCTCACTTGCCTATGTTCTATTTACTCGAGAGTGCGTTCGTAGACGAAAACGGGAAACAATCGCTGAGCTACCCATTCCTCAACGCCATGCTGGCCGAGCAAAGCTACCTCACCAACCCCATTTACGCCATTTTGCACGAGTCCATCTACTGCCAGAATGAAGCTTCTCGTTGGTCTGCCCACCGCACTCGCCCGGAAAAATTTAACTATACGCCCGGAAAGCCTTTCCTGTTTACTGGTGAAATGGTTTATCCATGGATGTTTGACCAACTCGAGACCCTAAAACCACTCAAAGCCGCTGCTGAACTGCTCGCAGAAAAATCCGATTGGGGCACACTTTATGATCACGCCGTTTTAGCCCAGAACACCGTCCCGGTCGCCTGTGCTGCTTACGCCGAAGACATGTATGTAGAGCTCGCTTACACTCAGGAATCATTACGCCACATTCCAAACAGTAAAGCGTGGATCACCAACGAGTATGAGCACAACGGTTTACGCGAAGACGGTGAACGTATCCTTGATAAGTTGATTGCCATGGGCAATCGCATTGCTCATCTACCGACGTAA
- a CDS encoding LysR family transcriptional regulator: MSKRHKQFERYVLFTEVAKQLSFAKAAEKLDISRSYLSSQINALEKELGVVLLARSTRSVSLTDNGAKLLNRMQKVDETLLEVERELSEDATRFEGTIRITAPGMLGSAILPAACIAFNQTYPKITFEIELDAEQRHLDKSLFDIAIRSTHTPPDNMIAKPLTHYRHVCCASPDFIRQHGLPETPSQITDYPCLMTSWDKTWTFYDGENVIEVAPSGPFHCDERTLLTRFALQGAGIVKAPDYSLKEHIDAGRLIPLLEAYTLGQKPIYLIYPERHRSNVKINAFIEQLIQQFNA; encoded by the coding sequence ATGAGTAAGAGACACAAACAGTTTGAACGTTATGTTCTATTTACCGAAGTCGCCAAACAGCTGAGTTTTGCCAAAGCAGCCGAAAAGCTCGACATCTCTCGTAGCTATCTTTCTAGCCAAATCAATGCGCTAGAAAAGGAGCTTGGTGTAGTACTTTTAGCACGATCGACCCGCTCCGTCAGCCTCACCGATAATGGTGCTAAACTGCTCAATCGCATGCAAAAAGTTGACGAGACTTTGCTTGAAGTAGAGCGAGAACTCTCAGAAGATGCCACCCGATTCGAGGGAACAATCCGGATTACCGCACCGGGTATGCTTGGCTCAGCAATCCTGCCAGCAGCCTGTATCGCCTTCAATCAGACATACCCCAAGATCACCTTTGAGATCGAGTTAGATGCAGAACAACGTCATTTGGATAAAAGCTTGTTTGATATCGCGATCCGGTCCACACATACTCCACCGGATAATATGATCGCCAAGCCTCTGACTCATTATCGGCATGTTTGCTGCGCCTCTCCCGATTTTATCCGTCAACACGGTTTGCCCGAAACGCCTTCGCAGATTACTGACTACCCTTGTCTTATGACTTCGTGGGATAAGACTTGGACGTTTTACGATGGCGAAAATGTCATTGAAGTCGCACCTTCAGGCCCTTTTCATTGTGACGAACGCACCTTGTTAACGCGATTCGCTTTGCAAGGCGCAGGCATTGTCAAAGCCCCTGACTACTCTTTAAAAGAACACATTGACGCAGGACGCCTCATTCCATTGCTTGAAGCCTATACCTTAGGACAAAAGCCCATCTATCTCATCTATCCAGAGCGCCACCGCAGCAATGTGAAGATCAATGCGTTCATAGAACAACTCATCCAACAATTTAACGCATAA
- a CDS encoding MATE family efflux transporter gives MNIYKQVLKLAAPIAMHSVLFSSLGFIDAYMLAQLGGESVAAGSVGGRVMWVCFNIIIGLSGAVAILVAQGAGANSDKAIGQNLHLGMGFALLVATIVSPLLFYFASPIVSLISSDRQVILLAASYIEITAFTLFAGALSTLWGAGLRAIGKPQIALYLFLIELILNVTFNYLLIFGNAGFPALGIQGAAWGTLLAKSLSTLLLAVYVHRRIPLLKLNYTVMKRALTIGKIKQYWVLALPLIGGELVWSLGLSVYHSIYGHIDSTVLAAMAVLAPIEIIAASFSWGCAAATGVLISQTIGARNHAALSRYIRAGLICSLVAATVLVLSLWLSQGWIWRGLNQLEPAVLAQTESLFPLILTSILLRAMTMTMMSGVLKSGGDTTFTFWLDLIAQWVLAVPLSLCAAFLLDWPIEGIYAVVLLEEVTKLVPMFYRVKTGKWIKQLA, from the coding sequence ATGAACATTTATAAGCAAGTACTAAAACTCGCAGCGCCAATTGCGATGCACAGTGTGCTGTTTTCTAGCCTTGGTTTCATCGATGCGTACATGCTGGCGCAATTAGGTGGAGAGAGTGTTGCTGCAGGAAGTGTTGGCGGACGAGTGATGTGGGTATGCTTTAACATCATCATCGGCCTGTCCGGTGCTGTCGCCATTCTTGTCGCACAAGGGGCTGGCGCAAACAGTGATAAAGCCATCGGACAAAATCTCCATCTCGGTATGGGATTCGCCCTGCTCGTCGCAACCATTGTTTCACCATTGCTGTTTTATTTCGCTTCGCCTATCGTGAGCCTCATCTCTTCAGATAGGCAGGTTATCCTGCTCGCCGCTTCATACATTGAAATTACCGCCTTCACGCTTTTCGCTGGCGCGCTCTCAACGCTATGGGGGGCAGGATTGCGCGCGATAGGCAAACCGCAGATCGCGCTCTACCTCTTTCTCATCGAACTTATTCTCAATGTCACTTTCAATTACCTGCTGATCTTCGGCAACGCTGGATTCCCAGCGCTCGGTATCCAAGGCGCAGCTTGGGGGACTTTGTTAGCCAAAAGCCTCTCCACACTGCTACTGGCGGTCTATGTTCACCGCCGCATTCCCCTGCTCAAGCTCAACTATACGGTCATGAAAAGGGCGCTAACGATCGGTAAAATAAAGCAATACTGGGTACTCGCGTTACCGCTGATAGGAGGAGAACTGGTATGGAGCCTTGGGCTGTCAGTTTATCACAGTATTTATGGTCACATAGACAGCACGGTTCTGGCTGCGATGGCCGTACTCGCGCCGATTGAAATTATTGCCGCGTCCTTTAGCTGGGGATGTGCCGCCGCCACTGGGGTATTGATTAGCCAAACGATAGGCGCAAGAAATCACGCCGCACTATCGCGCTATATCCGCGCAGGACTCATTTGTTCACTCGTGGCAGCAACCGTATTAGTGTTGTCGCTTTGGCTATCACAAGGCTGGATCTGGCGGGGCTTAAATCAACTTGAACCCGCGGTCCTTGCTCAGACGGAAAGTCTCTTCCCGCTAATTTTAACCAGTATCCTGTTGCGTGCGATGACAATGACAATGATGTCTGGCGTACTCAAAAGTGGTGGTGATACTACCTTCACTTTTTGGTTGGATTTGATCGCCCAATGGGTGTTGGCCGTTCCACTTTCACTCTGCGCTGCATTTCTGCTTGATTGGCCAATTGAGGGCATCTATGCCGTCGTTCTACTTGAAGAAGTCACCAAATTAGTCCCTATGTTCTACCGAGTAAAAACGGGAAAGTGGATAAAGCAGCTCGCTTAA
- a CDS encoding NAD(P)H-dependent oxidoreductase, which produces MATKRVLVLYAHPSQHRSEVNFPLRQAAQEVEGVTLVDLYYEYPNFDICIDREQKRLLSHDVVIFQFPLYWYSTPSILKEWQDLILEYGFAYGQEGTQLHGKPFLCALSAGGKAEAYRADGYNHFTIGELLQPLEQMANLTGMVYLPPFAIFGSRTAVEDKRVAGHVEQYRQLLHALVDDKVDIKAAQALPILTDNLRNFIKDGA; this is translated from the coding sequence ATGGCAACGAAAAGGGTACTTGTCCTGTATGCACATCCTTCGCAGCATCGAAGCGAAGTCAATTTTCCATTACGGCAAGCGGCGCAAGAAGTCGAAGGAGTAACCCTTGTTGATCTCTATTATGAATATCCGAATTTTGATATTTGCATCGATCGCGAGCAAAAGCGCCTGCTTTCCCACGATGTGGTCATTTTTCAATTCCCTCTTTATTGGTACTCCACGCCTTCGATATTGAAGGAGTGGCAAGATTTGATTTTGGAGTATGGCTTTGCCTACGGGCAGGAAGGTACTCAACTTCACGGTAAACCCTTTTTGTGCGCGCTATCAGCGGGAGGGAAAGCAGAAGCATATCGCGCAGATGGCTATAACCACTTTACGATTGGCGAACTTTTGCAACCTCTTGAGCAAATGGCGAACCTGACCGGTATGGTTTACTTGCCACCCTTTGCGATTTTTGGATCGCGAACGGCCGTGGAAGATAAGCGAGTTGCAGGCCATGTTGAACAATATCGGCAGCTGTTACATGCCTTGGTCGATGACAAGGTAGACATCAAGGCGGCGCAAGCTCTGCCAATACTGACCGACAATCTGCGCAACTTCATCAAGGATGGTGCCTAA